In one Leptospiraceae bacterium genomic region, the following are encoded:
- a CDS encoding sodium:solute symporter family protein, which yields MLALFIFLYLGGTLLVGILASRFVKSSMDFVLAGRNLPAFLATSALFATWFGSETILGASSEFVKKGILGIIEEPLGASLCLFLVGAFFARTFYRMNLVTIIDFFGVKFGRKAEIIAAICIIPSYFGWVAAQLVALGIILHSVTGISMVSGIFIGASIVVLYTFVGGMWAISITDFLQTIIIVIGLSLLLYELVPAAGGFQAIVKKTGPGFFRPFPKTDYISLTNYFVAWITVSLGSIPQQDIFQRVMSSRSEKVAVSSSYLAGALYLSIAFLPLFAALAATQVYPEILQTNPQEILPTVVQKHMPLFIQVIFLGALLSAIMSTASGAILAPASVLGENIIKPLIKELDDKKHLLLLRISVFLIALIGTAFALHRSNIYELVAEASSISLVSLFVPLLGGLLWKRSSAVGAILAMVLGLGTWFFFRVSSFAFPPPVLPGLAASFLGLLAGTYLFRNKEYTDSLNNVEING from the coding sequence ATGCTGGCTCTATTTATTTTTTTATACCTTGGAGGAACCTTACTTGTGGGGATTCTTGCTTCCCGATTTGTGAAAAGCTCCATGGACTTTGTTTTAGCCGGAAGAAACCTGCCGGCTTTCTTAGCTACATCGGCTTTGTTTGCTACCTGGTTTGGTTCGGAAACCATCCTCGGTGCTTCTTCTGAATTCGTTAAAAAAGGAATATTAGGAATTATTGAAGAACCACTGGGCGCTTCTCTCTGCCTTTTTCTGGTAGGGGCATTCTTTGCTCGCACCTTTTACAGGATGAATTTAGTAACGATCATTGACTTTTTCGGAGTGAAATTTGGTAGGAAAGCCGAGATTATTGCTGCTATCTGTATTATTCCTTCCTACTTCGGTTGGGTAGCTGCCCAGTTAGTTGCCCTCGGAATTATTCTCCATAGTGTTACAGGAATATCCATGGTAAGTGGAATTTTTATCGGGGCCTCTATTGTTGTTTTATATACTTTTGTAGGAGGAATGTGGGCTATCTCGATTACAGATTTTCTTCAGACCATTATTATTGTAATAGGCCTTTCTTTACTTTTATATGAATTAGTACCGGCAGCGGGAGGATTTCAGGCTATTGTAAAAAAAACAGGTCCCGGTTTTTTTCGTCCCTTTCCTAAAACGGACTATATTTCTTTGACCAACTATTTTGTCGCCTGGATAACAGTGAGCCTCGGTTCTATCCCGCAGCAGGATATTTTTCAGAGGGTCATGTCCTCTCGCTCTGAAAAGGTAGCGGTATCTTCTTCTTATCTTGCCGGTGCCTTATACTTAAGTATAGCCTTTCTGCCCTTATTTGCTGCTCTTGCGGCTACACAGGTTTATCCCGAAATCTTACAAACCAATCCCCAGGAAATCTTACCTACGGTTGTCCAAAAGCACATGCCACTTTTTATACAGGTTATATTTTTAGGAGCCTTACTCTCTGCAATCATGAGTACTGCGAGTGGAGCTATTCTGGCTCCGGCTTCTGTTCTGGGTGAGAATATTATAAAACCCTTAATTAAAGAATTAGATGATAAAAAACATTTGCTTCTACTCAGGATTTCGGTTTTTTTAATTGCTTTAATAGGAACTGCCTTCGCCCTGCATCGTAGTAATATTTATGAACTGGTGGCAGAAGCTTCTTCGATTAGTCTTGTATCCCTGTTTGTTCCCCTTCTGGGTGGTTTGCTCTGGAAAAGAAGCAGCGCAGTAGGGGCTATACTGGCGATGGTTTTGGGACTCGGAACCTGGTTTTTTTTCCGGGTATCTTCTTTTGCTTTTCCTCCTCCCGTTTTACCCGGTCTTGCTGCATCTTTTTTGGGACTTCTGGCCGGAACTTATTTATTTAGAAATAAGGAATATACGGATTCTCTAAATAACGTAGAGATAAATGGATAA
- a CDS encoding hemolysin III family protein: protein MLNKLKYLNTDEKLNVFTHGGASIFSLFAMLLLVYNAVSEENIWKILGSSVYGSSLFLLFFISAVYHSRTGKAKKLFQKFDHIAIYLLIAGTYTPYILVKFRNDRGLLILGIVWSLSALGIIFKAFAAHKFNLLSTLFYVLIAWTVLLEIKTVFQTLSNSCLVWLVGGALFYMIGVYFFLKDHRPLFHPIWHIFVVAGAFSHFLSIYLYVI from the coding sequence ATGCTCAATAAACTGAAATATCTGAATACGGACGAGAAGCTAAATGTGTTTACTCATGGAGGAGCCTCCATATTTAGCCTCTTTGCCATGTTACTTCTTGTCTATAATGCTGTCAGTGAAGAAAATATCTGGAAAATTCTCGGTTCTTCGGTCTATGGCTCTTCTCTTTTCCTGCTTTTTTTCATTTCGGCAGTATACCATAGTCGCACAGGAAAAGCGAAAAAACTCTTTCAAAAATTTGACCACATTGCTATTTATCTTTTAATTGCCGGAACCTATACTCCCTATATTCTCGTCAAGTTTCGCAATGATAGAGGACTTTTAATATTAGGAATTGTCTGGTCACTTTCGGCACTGGGAATTATTTTCAAAGCCTTTGCTGCTCATAAATTTAACCTGCTTTCCACTCTTTTCTATGTACTCATTGCCTGGACAGTACTCTTAGAAATTAAAACGGTATTCCAGACTCTGAGTAATTCCTGTCTTGTCTGGTTAGTCGGAGGAGCCCTTTTTTACATGATAGGGGTATATTTTTTCTTAAAAGACCATAGACCCCTGTTTCATCCGATCTGGCATATCTTCGTAGTCGCAGGGGCTTTCAGTCATTTCTTATCCATTTATCTCTACGTTATTTAG
- a CDS encoding glycosyltransferase family 39 protein gives MKKDSIYYYILILLLSLPYLLTLPLDVMDIDSAQYAEITREMVERKDFIYLRDNGKQYLDKPIMTFWSIALSYLIFGIHNYAYRIPAILITFFSVFFLYKLSFLLYEDEKKARLSSILYLLSPGLFAMVIDPKTDVYLVAFLIFTYYFYFSGLKKNKNYYYLMYLSMGLGFITKGPISAVIPAISIGGDILLRRDWKLLKEMKLIGGIPILLFFPLLWSYFLYQEFSFYGPNFFLWIQSFGKITGQGLHAGGKMNPGFFISNFSWAFLPFILPFFMLLFLQLRASIHRASGFLSFPSYLLQTIRKNEFPRAHFVIPFWLFLFFSLISLSTFQLPQYIFWVLPAASLYTADRLVEFFKTETSIKQRLLFYPVLIVSVILIVLIPIYTVDVNSLYYLIPILFILFLYLLKDSFEWEILSVSLSTLALFIITTLYIYPLLLSYQPAKQVAAVIKEKEAGKKEFFAYGLSFSKRSYAFYAERLRKSIFDIQTFKKKLIEDKERLLIVPGKFHFSLKAYLGKEFKLEKVNEFPSYGRIAKPEREFFLKKSRPLLLDKVYIYKVSLENDKNAQ, from the coding sequence ATGAAGAAAGATTCAATATATTACTATATACTCATTCTCTTACTTTCCCTTCCATACCTATTAACTCTTCCCCTTGATGTAATGGATATAGATTCTGCCCAGTATGCAGAAATTACAAGAGAAATGGTAGAGCGAAAGGATTTTATATATTTACGAGACAACGGTAAGCAATACCTCGATAAACCGATTATGACTTTTTGGAGTATTGCTCTATCCTATCTTATTTTCGGTATTCATAATTATGCCTATAGAATCCCGGCCATACTGATTACTTTTTTCTCAGTCTTTTTTTTATATAAGCTCTCCTTTTTACTATACGAAGACGAAAAAAAAGCGAGACTAAGTTCTATTCTTTACCTTTTAAGCCCCGGTCTCTTTGCTATGGTAATAGACCCCAAGACAGATGTGTATTTAGTCGCCTTCCTAATTTTTACATATTATTTCTACTTCTCAGGCTTAAAGAAAAATAAAAATTACTATTATCTAATGTATTTAAGCATGGGTCTGGGTTTTATTACCAAGGGGCCTATTTCTGCTGTGATACCGGCTATCTCAATAGGAGGAGATATTTTACTGCGAAGAGATTGGAAGCTCTTAAAAGAAATGAAACTTATAGGCGGAATTCCTATCTTGCTTTTTTTCCCCCTACTCTGGTCTTACTTTTTATACCAGGAATTTTCCTTTTACGGGCCCAACTTTTTTCTCTGGATTCAGTCTTTCGGAAAGATAACCGGACAGGGTCTACATGCCGGTGGTAAAATGAATCCCGGTTTCTTTATTTCAAATTTTTCCTGGGCTTTTCTGCCTTTCATCCTTCCTTTTTTTATGCTGCTCTTTTTACAGCTCAGGGCATCCATTCACAGAGCTTCCGGTTTTTTATCTTTTCCTTCTTATCTATTGCAAACCATACGCAAGAATGAATTTCCGAGGGCCCATTTTGTTATCCCGTTCTGGCTTTTTCTTTTCTTTTCTTTGATTTCTCTCTCCACATTCCAGCTCCCCCAGTATATCTTCTGGGTCTTACCGGCAGCTTCTCTGTATACGGCCGATCGTCTCGTCGAGTTTTTTAAGACGGAAACTTCCATAAAGCAAAGACTCCTGTTTTATCCGGTATTGATAGTTTCTGTAATTCTAATCGTCCTGATACCCATTTACACGGTGGATGTAAATTCTCTATATTACCTTATACCAATACTCTTCATCCTTTTTCTTTACCTCTTAAAAGATTCCTTCGAATGGGAAATTTTGAGTGTTAGTCTTTCTACTCTTGCCCTCTTTATCATAACCACTCTCTATATATATCCTTTACTTTTATCTTATCAGCCGGCCAAACAGGTAGCCGCAGTTATTAAGGAAAAAGAAGCCGGGAAAAAAGAGTTTTTTGCTTATGGATTATCTTTTTCCAAGCGCTCCTATGCTTTTTACGCAGAACGTTTACGAAAAAGTATTTTTGATATACAGACTTTTAAGAAAAAGCTAATAGAAGACAAAGAACGTCTACTTATAGTTCCAGGCAAGTTTCATTTTTCCTTAAAGGCATATCTGGGTAAAGAATTTAAATTAGAAAAGGTAAATGAATTTCCGAGTTATGGAAGAATTGCCAAACCGGAGAGGGAATTTTTCTTAAAAAAAAGTAGACCTCTTTTACTTGATAAAGTATATATCTATAAAGTGTCCCTGGAGAATGATAAAAATGCTCAATAA
- a CDS encoding Cys-rich protein encodes MKHLSIFLLFVLFSCKDPVLEKCRAACDMFIRCTEETYKVKVPAELQDKAGRQCVDGCTRLQSQILSCYDEANNSCKGMAECIKQSDLME; translated from the coding sequence ATGAAGCATTTATCTATTTTCCTCCTATTTGTTCTATTTTCCTGCAAAGATCCTGTTTTGGAAAAGTGCAGGGCTGCCTGTGATATGTTTATTCGTTGTACCGAAGAAACCTATAAGGTTAAAGTCCCGGCTGAATTACAGGATAAGGCCGGACGTCAGTGTGTAGATGGATGCACAAGGTTACAATCGCAAATTCTTAGTTGTTACGACGAAGCCAATAATTCCTGCAAGGGGATGGCGGAATGTATCAAGCAATCAGATCTAATGGAGTAA
- a CDS encoding VWA domain-containing protein → MQDDKIKRWRLVLGGEQRDGTGVQLQGEELQIDNTLSALYDSERKGGLGKSSPNVSRWLGDIRTYFPSSVVKVMQQDAFDRLDMASMLTEPEMLESLEPDVHMVANLMSLGKVIPEKTKDTARQVVRKVVQELMKKLEQPVRQAISGSLNKANRNNRRPRHNEIDWNTTIRKNLKNYQKDYKTIIPETRYGYGKKRSSLRDIVLCIDQSGSMGSSVVYSGIFGAVMASIPSVKTKMVVFDTAFVDLTEELQDPVELLFGVQLGGGTDINRALGYCQKIIDKPSDTILVLITDLYEGGNQTEMRKKVASLVSSGVQVITLLALSDDGAPFFDRNNAAYFSGLGVPVFSCTPDLFPELMAAAIQKQSLSEWAAKNNIPLGRES, encoded by the coding sequence ATGCAGGATGATAAAATCAAACGCTGGCGTTTAGTGCTGGGTGGAGAACAGAGGGATGGCACAGGGGTTCAGCTACAGGGAGAGGAACTACAAATCGACAATACGCTTTCTGCCCTGTATGACTCGGAAAGAAAAGGTGGCCTCGGTAAGTCATCACCGAATGTATCCCGCTGGCTCGGAGATATACGTACTTACTTCCCCAGTTCTGTAGTCAAAGTTATGCAGCAGGATGCTTTTGACAGGTTGGATATGGCTTCTATGCTTACAGAACCAGAAATGCTTGAATCTCTCGAACCCGATGTCCACATGGTTGCAAACCTGATGAGTCTCGGAAAAGTGATTCCCGAAAAAACCAAGGATACTGCCAGACAGGTTGTGCGCAAGGTGGTCCAGGAACTTATGAAGAAGTTAGAACAACCCGTGCGTCAGGCGATTTCCGGAAGTTTGAATAAAGCCAATCGAAACAATAGAAGACCGAGGCATAACGAAATCGATTGGAATACAACTATTCGTAAAAACTTAAAAAACTACCAGAAAGACTATAAAACGATTATCCCGGAAACTCGATATGGTTACGGTAAAAAGCGTTCTTCTTTGAGAGATATAGTTCTCTGTATCGACCAGAGTGGCTCTATGGGTTCGTCTGTAGTCTATTCCGGGATTTTCGGTGCGGTCATGGCTTCCATCCCTTCCGTAAAAACCAAGATGGTGGTGTTTGATACGGCCTTTGTCGATCTAACAGAAGAATTACAGGATCCGGTGGAACTCTTATTTGGTGTTCAGTTAGGAGGTGGTACCGACATCAACCGTGCCCTCGGTTATTGTCAAAAAATCATTGATAAGCCCTCGGATACAATTCTTGTTTTAATCACCGATTTATACGAAGGTGGCAATCAGACCGAGATGAGAAAAAAGGTGGCCTCTCTTGTGAGTTCGGGGGTTCAGGTGATTACACTTCTTGCACTCAGTGATGATGGAGCTCCTTTTTTTGACAGAAATAATGCAGCCTATTTCTCCGGACTCGGAGTCCCGGTATTCTCCTGTACGCCGGATTTATTCCCGGAACTTATGGCCGCGGCCATACAAAAGCAGAGTCTTTCTGAATGGGCAGCAAAAAATAATATTCCTCTCGGAAGAGAATCTTAA
- a CDS encoding AAA family ATPase, with translation MSVLRAHAEEQFKEELAELKKQDKSKRPPNWELSPEAVVTYLVGGKLKNGFTVSAKYIGNRRLMEIAVATLTTDRALLLYGLPGTAKSWVSEHLAAAISGVSTLMIQGTAGTGEEAIRYGWNYARLLSEGPSEKALVITPLMKAMQSGQIARLEELTRVSSDVQDTLITILSEKTLPIPELNTEVQAVKGFNLIATANNRDKGVNELSSALKRRFNTVILPVPDTIEEEIEIVQQRVNSMGKALELPAEVPAMEEIKRIVTIFRELRSGLSSDGKTKIKSPSGTLSTAEAIAVVSNGMALAGHFGDGKLTAKDVASGLLGAIILDPVQDKIVWEEYLETVVKKRDGWKDIYRACKEVD, from the coding sequence ATGTCAGTACTGAGAGCGCACGCGGAAGAACAATTTAAAGAAGAGCTTGCCGAATTAAAAAAACAGGATAAGAGTAAAAGACCTCCAAACTGGGAGCTATCTCCTGAAGCTGTGGTTACCTATCTTGTAGGTGGGAAGTTAAAAAATGGGTTCACGGTATCTGCCAAATACATCGGCAACCGGAGGTTAATGGAAATTGCTGTAGCTACCCTTACTACGGATAGGGCCCTACTTTTATACGGTCTACCCGGAACCGCCAAATCCTGGGTGTCCGAGCATCTGGCGGCTGCAATCAGCGGTGTTTCAACTCTCATGATCCAGGGAACTGCCGGTACCGGAGAAGAGGCCATTCGTTACGGTTGGAACTATGCTCGCTTACTTTCAGAAGGTCCCTCGGAAAAGGCTCTTGTAATTACTCCACTCATGAAAGCTATGCAATCGGGACAAATTGCAAGGCTGGAAGAGCTTACCCGAGTCAGCTCTGATGTGCAGGACACATTGATTACCATCCTTTCAGAAAAGACGCTTCCTATTCCGGAGTTAAACACCGAAGTACAGGCTGTAAAAGGTTTTAACCTTATCGCTACTGCCAATAACCGCGACAAGGGAGTAAATGAACTTTCGAGTGCGCTAAAACGCAGGTTCAATACGGTGATCCTTCCCGTTCCCGATACAATAGAAGAAGAAATTGAAATTGTTCAACAAAGGGTAAATAGCATGGGCAAAGCCCTCGAACTTCCGGCAGAAGTCCCGGCTATGGAAGAAATTAAGCGTATTGTAACTATCTTTAGAGAATTGCGAAGCGGCTTAAGTTCGGATGGTAAAACAAAAATCAAATCGCCAAGCGGAACTCTGAGTACCGCCGAAGCTATAGCTGTTGTCAGTAACGGTATGGCTTTAGCCGGTCATTTCGGAGATGGAAAGCTTACAGCTAAAGATGTGGCTTCCGGTCTTTTAGGAGCCATCATTCTCGATCCGGTTCAGGATAAAATTGTCTGGGAAGAATATCTGGAAACGGTGGTAAAAAAGAGAGACGGCTGGAAAGATATATACAGGGCCTGTAAAGAAGTAGATTAA